Proteins from a single region of Urocitellus parryii isolate mUroPar1 chromosome 4, mUroPar1.hap1, whole genome shotgun sequence:
- the LOC113175330 gene encoding olfactory receptor 5W2-like has protein sequence MDKGNCSSLTEFLLLGITDNPEMKVFLFFIFMVVYLINLLTNLGMIILIRTDSQLHTPMYFFLSHLSFSDLCYSTAVGPKMLVDIFAKNKSIPFLGCALQLLVVSIFIDTECMLLAVMAFDRYKAISDPLRYAVDMSSRVCSQLLVGVYLVGTADGLIHTILAFQLCFCGSNKINHFFCDLPPLLLLSCSDIQVNELVLFALFGFIELSTICGVLVSYGYIISSVLKIRSAEGRLKAFSTCASHLTAVAIFQGTMLFMYFRPSSAYSLDQDKMSSLFYILVIPMLNPLIYSLRNKDVKGALEKLKNRRWF, from the coding sequence ATGGACAAGGGAAACTGCTCCTCATTAACTGAATTCCTTCTCTTGGGAATCACTGATAACCCTGAAATGAAAGTGtttctattctttatatttatggtTGTTTACCTCATTAACCTCCTCACAAATCTTGGAATGATCATTTTAATCAGAACAGACTCCCAGCTTCACACTCCAATGTACTTCTTCCTGAGCCACCTCTCGTTCTCTGACCTCTGCTATTCTACAGCAGTTGGACCCAAGATGCTGGTGGACATATTTGCCAAGAACAAATCAATTCCCTTCCTTGGTTGTGCTCTGCAACTCCTTGTTGTCAGTATCTTCATAGATACTGAGTGCATGCTGCTGGCAGTGATGGCCTTTGATAGGTACAAGGCCATCAGCGACCCCTTGCGCTATGCAGTGGACATGTCCAGCAGGGTGTGCTCCCAACTGCTGGTTGGGGTTTACCTGGTGGGAACAGCAGATGGTTTGATACATACGATATTGGCATTCCAATTATGTTTCTGTGGTTCTAACAAGATAAatcatttcttctgtgatttACCTCCACTCTTACTCCTTTCTTGTTCTGACATACAAGTCAATGAGTTGGTATTATTTGCCCTTTTTGGATTCATTGAACTGAGTACCATTTGTGGAGTCCTGGTCTCTTATGGCTACATCATCTCATCAGTCTTAAAGATCCGCTCTGCTGAGGGGAGGCTCAAAGCTTTctccacctgtgcctcccacTTAACTGCAGTAGCAATTTTCCAGGGCACTATGCTCTTCATGTATTTCCGGCCGAGTTCTGCCTACTCTCTAGATCAAGATAAAATGAGCTCACTGTTTTACATCCTTGTGATTCCCATGCTGAACCCTCTGATTTATAGCCTACGCAACAAAGATGTGAAAGGAGCCCTAGAGAAACTGAAAAACAGAAGGtggttttaa